One Candidatus Bathyarchaeia archaeon genomic window, GTTATTAGTTTGTCTCTTACCAGGTACTGTTATGTCGATATTAGAAAGTCAATCCAAGATTGAAGAAGCCAACAAACAACTTGTGAGGGGGTTCATGCGAACAGTCTTCAACGATCATCGCCCGGATCGGGCTGTGGAATTCTTTGCACCCCAAGGAAAATGGCACGGGGGCAATTTCGGAACCGTTGAAGGGTCGCAAAACATTGCCGGACTCCTTACAGCGGTTGTGGGCGGTTTGCCGGACATTAGCGCGACAGAACAGGACATCCTTGCTAAGGATGACACCGTTGTAGTTCGCCTAGTAGTTGAGGGCACCCATAAGGGCAATCTCTTGGGATTCCCAGCAACCAACCGCAGAGTCCGATGGGACGCGATCGACATGTACAAGATAAAGAACGGCAAGATCGAGCATGACTATGCCAGCGAGGACGGAGTAAAGATTCTCGCAGATATCGGAGCCTACACTCCACCCTGGATGAAGAGTGGAAATTAGATTCAGCGAACTCCTCCCACTCGCGAAGATAGGATGCTCGAGATGACGAGCGCTCCGATAAGGGACCAGGTAAACGACCATCTTCTGACATCAAAGAATGCGGCGATGATCTTCATTGATTACCAGTCCCCTCAGATTGCTGTAATCGCCTCCATGGATCGCCAGCTCTTGGTAGACAATGTCGTTCGTGTCGCCAGACTGGGGAAGGCCTTCGCCTTGCCAATTGTCTTGTCGACCGTTAACGTGAAGGGTGGTCAGAAGCCGACCGTTCCTCCTTTGAAGCAAGTCCTCTCGAATGAGAAAGAGCTCGACCGGACGACAATCAATGCTTGGGAGGACGAGGAGTTCCTGGAGGCAGTCGAGGCGACGGGGAGAAAGAAGCTGATAATGTGCGCACTTTGGACAGAAGCGTGTCTGATCTTTCCATCTCTGGATGCCCTCAGGGACGGCTACGAGGTATATCTTGTGGTCGACGCGGTTGGCGGCACATCGCTCGAGGCTCACCAGTACGCATTGCAAAGGATCGCCCTCGCTGGTGGGAAGTTCGAGAGCTGGACGCAGTTGGCATGCGAGCTTCAAAGAGACTGGAGCAGGGCCGACACAATCCAACCGGTGCGGGAGATTGCTTTCGGTCCCGGGTCTCCACTGGCCAAGAGCGCACAGCGACCTTGGGACGTAAGAGGAGTACCTGCTCCTTAGTTTAGTCGGGAGGTTAACGAGGACGTAGTGCACATCACGATGGGAGTCCGTCATCCGAAGCCCAGCGTGGAAAAGTCTCTCGTATCGACCTTACTGACCCGCAATCTTATGGACGTCTTCGGTGAAAACGATTCCGCGCGTCGGCGGGTAGCCATCAATGAGATTTTTACGGAAGACTGCGTATTCTACGAGCCCGGAGGCGTTCATCGCGGTCGTGACGAGATCGACCGCGTCGCAGGCGAGATCAGAGCTACTCATCCTGACTTTCGATACAAGTCAATTGGCCCTCCCGAGGAATTGGGAAATGGTGGACGCGTTCAGTGGGTAGAAGGTCGCCC contains:
- a CDS encoding nuclear transport factor 2 family protein, whose product is MGVRHPKPSVEKSLVSTLLTRNLMDVFGENDSARRRVAINEIFTEDCVFYEPGGVHRGRDEIDRVAGEIRATHPDFRYKSIGPPEELGNGGRVQWVEGRPGEAPVVAGTDFIIARDGRIAAVYLFFDRLH
- a CDS encoding hydrolase; the protein is MTSAPIRDQVNDHLLTSKNAAMIFIDYQSPQIAVIASMDRQLLVDNVVRVARLGKAFALPIVLSTVNVKGGQKPTVPPLKQVLSNEKELDRTTINAWEDEEFLEAVEATGRKKLIMCALWTEACLIFPSLDALRDGYEVYLVVDAVGGTSLEAHQYALQRIALAGGKFESWTQLACELQRDWSRADTIQPVREIAFGPGSPLAKSAQRPWDVRGVPAP
- a CDS encoding ester cyclase — its product is MSILESQSKIEEANKQLVRGFMRTVFNDHRPDRAVEFFAPQGKWHGGNFGTVEGSQNIAGLLTAVVGGLPDISATEQDILAKDDTVVVRLVVEGTHKGNLLGFPATNRRVRWDAIDMYKIKNGKIEHDYASEDGVKILADIGAYTPPWMKSGN